Genomic window (Candidatus Methanoperedens sp.):
AAGCAATTCGTAACCTTGAACCTTTGATAAATGAAGCGACAAATATTAAAATTCACAGAAGTAGGGGAAGACCTCCAGTTCTCAATCTTAACCAGAGGGTAACTATCCTTTTATTGAAAGAACTGTTTGGAGAGAGTAACAGAATGATGGCTTCTATGCTTGGTTTATTTTCTCTCCTTTCAGGAATTGATGTCGGCTATAAAACTGTGGAAAGATTGTACTCAAATCATGATGTTGAGATGGCAATTCATAATCTTCACATCCTGATTTTAAAAGAAAAAGGAGTTAAGAATATTGATGCATGTGGAGATGGGACTGGCTATTCATTGACTATAAAAAAACATTATGCTTCTGAAATTCAGTTACAAAATGATAAAGCGAAAGAGTACTCTGGAACTAAAGCTTTTGTATATTCTTTCAAATTGCTCGATCTTGAATCAAAATTGTATGTAGCATTTGGAATGAGTCTAAAGAGTGAAAAAGAAGCTTTTGATAGAGCAATGGAGATGCTAAAACACATTGATGTTAAAATCGAAAGCGTAAGGCTTGATAAATATTACAGCTTTCCTTCGTATGTCGATAGATTCGGGGAAGCTAAGGTCTATGTCATTCCAAGAAAAAATGCCACTTTGAGAGGTTCATGGAAGTGGAAGGATACAATGGAGGAGTTTATAGATAATACGATTATTTACCTTGGACAATATTTTCTCCGAAATAATTCTGAATCTGGATTTTCAGCGGATAAGAGGTGTTTTGGATGGACGGTGGGACAAAAAAGGGATGATAGAATTGAAACTGCTTTATTTTGCACTGGCGTCTGGCACAATTTGCTAAACTTGTACCCGACTTAATTCTGTCCCACAGCCGGTCAAACTTTTATT
Coding sequences:
- a CDS encoding ISNCY family transposase gives rise to the protein MFKSDDIRDRIKDIEEFLLKQYKENKEEKKRDWRTYEEQLMNRIKEAIRNLEPLINEATNIKIHRSRGRPPVLNLNQRVTILLLKELFGESNRMMASMLGLFSLLSGIDVGYKTVERLYSNHDVEMAIHNLHILILKEKGVKNIDACGDGTGYSLTIKKHYASEIQLQNDKAKEYSGTKAFVYSFKLLDLESKLYVAFGMSLKSEKEAFDRAMEMLKHIDVKIESVRLDKYYSFPSYVDRFGEAKVYVIPRKNATLRGSWKWKDTMEEFIDNTIIYLGQYFLRNNSESGFSADKRCFGWTVGQKRDDRIETALFCTGVWHNLLNLYPT